A part of Desulfobacter sp. genomic DNA contains:
- a CDS encoding TRAP transporter fused permease subunit, whose translation MYEKLNRFEQIVFDVCSVILVVFYSWAAVVQPMATQYHRGVYVIITYVLVFLLYKSKSTIGRVIDYILIVLSIASVGYWILLFEAINYRTGAETTVDMVFAIIGVLVGIELARRVVGNVFVILGTLMLIYGVYGYLAPDLVSHAGAPFTELCISIFYKSDGVFGIMANVLATYVILFVLFGAYLEKCGAQKFFIDWPLAAVGHKIGGPAKVSVIASGLFGSISGSAIANTVSTGMFTIPMMKKAGFKPHIAGGIEPAASIGGMFMPPIMGAGGFIMAELTGVPYSRIMLIAIFPALMYFFSVFCMVHYEAKKDNIVGEKSEHSAAYIFKTEWFYTIPLIAITILMLTGYSPGYSAIIGLVTCVYISWVRRETPMDLTMAFIVTAVFLVSLVNIAIGSEQGKLPEWVGLAVGLAAAGIFYAKNPGRIKPGLSHFLEAARSGTENSLKIGATVGVIGIIIGVLTFSGLVLTFADIMIELAGGSLLLTILLVALASLVLGMGVPVTAAYLITAVVAVPALTHLGVNEIAAHMIVYWLSQDSNITPPVCIAAFAGATIAKANMWRTAFSSFKFAKFLYLGPLLFGYVPGFSLDGSSMDIVKAFVAIIFGTWAYSWFLSGIWIRYIKTAFGGKTAV comes from the coding sequence GTGTATGAAAAACTAAATCGATTCGAGCAGATTGTTTTTGATGTATGCTCGGTCATCCTGGTCGTTTTTTACTCCTGGGCGGCTGTTGTGCAACCCATGGCCACCCAGTACCACAGGGGTGTTTATGTAATTATAACCTATGTGCTTGTCTTCCTTTTGTACAAATCCAAATCAACAATCGGGAGAGTCATAGATTATATTTTGATTGTCCTGTCCATTGCCTCGGTGGGATACTGGATCCTGCTTTTTGAGGCCATCAATTACCGGACCGGGGCGGAAACCACCGTGGATATGGTTTTTGCCATTATCGGGGTCCTGGTGGGCATTGAACTGGCCCGGCGGGTGGTGGGCAATGTTTTTGTCATCCTGGGCACCCTGATGCTGATCTACGGTGTCTATGGGTATCTGGCCCCGGATCTCGTCTCCCATGCAGGGGCGCCCTTTACAGAATTGTGCATCAGCATTTTCTACAAGAGTGACGGGGTCTTCGGCATCATGGCCAATGTCCTGGCCACCTATGTCATTCTTTTTGTCCTTTTTGGCGCCTACCTTGAGAAATGCGGGGCCCAGAAATTTTTTATCGACTGGCCCCTGGCGGCTGTGGGCCATAAAATCGGCGGACCGGCCAAGGTGTCGGTGATTGCCTCCGGGCTTTTCGGATCCATTTCAGGATCCGCCATCGCCAACACGGTGTCCACCGGGATGTTCACCATCCCCATGATGAAAAAAGCCGGGTTCAAACCCCATATTGCCGGCGGTATTGAACCGGCGGCTTCCATTGGCGGGATGTTCATGCCACCCATCATGGGGGCCGGGGGATTCATCATGGCGGAACTGACAGGGGTGCCGTATTCCCGGATCATGCTCATTGCCATTTTCCCTGCGCTCATGTATTTTTTTTCGGTTTTCTGCATGGTTCACTATGAAGCCAAGAAAGATAATATCGTGGGTGAAAAATCCGAACACTCCGCCGCCTATATCTTTAAAACAGAATGGTTTTATACCATCCCCTTGATCGCCATTACCATTCTTATGCTTACCGGCTACTCACCCGGTTATTCCGCCATCATCGGGCTTGTCACCTGTGTATATATCAGCTGGGTCAGGCGGGAGACCCCCATGGACCTGACCATGGCCTTTATCGTTACGGCGGTATTCCTGGTCTCGCTGGTGAATATTGCCATCGGCTCCGAGCAGGGCAAACTGCCTGAATGGGTGGGGCTGGCCGTCGGGCTGGCGGCTGCCGGTATCTTTTATGCAAAAAATCCGGGCCGGATCAAGCCGGGCTTAAGCCATTTTCTGGAAGCCGCCCGGTCCGGAACCGAAAACAGCCTGAAAATAGGCGCCACCGTCGGGGTCATCGGCATCATTATCGGCGTCCTGACCTTTTCCGGACTTGTGCTTACCTTTGCCGACATCATGATCGAACTGGCCGGCGGTTCCTTGCTGTTGACCATTTTGCTGGTTGCGCTGGCATCATTGGTTCTTGGCATGGGCGTGCCCGTGACAGCAGCCTATCTGATTACAGCGGTGGTGGCCGTCCCCGCCCTGACCCATCTCGGTGTCAATGAGATTGCCGCCCACATGATCGTTTACTGGCTGTCCCAGGACTCCAATATTACGCCCCCGGTCTGTATTGCCGCCTTTGCCGGCGCCACAATTGCCAAGGCCAATATGTGGCGTACCGCATTCAGTTCTTTCAAGTTTGCCAAGTTTCTCTATCTCGGCCCCCTTCTTTTCGGCTATGTCCCCGGGTTCTCCCTTGACGGCAGCTCCATGGACATCGTGAAAGCCTTCGTTGCCATCATCTTTGGCACCTGGGCATATTCATGGTTCCTCAGCGGGATCTGGATCCGGTATATTAAAACTGCATTCGGCGGCAAAACAGCGGTTTGA
- a CDS encoding cobyric acid synthase — MKNHIAVFGTGSDVGKSIVGAAICRSLADRGVKVAPFKAQNMSNNSGITPEGLEMGRAQIVQAEAARISPHVDMNPILLKPTGEKQSQVVLNGLVHGNHTAMDYHRNKEFYRKEAGAAFDRLSSRYDRIVLEGAGSCAEVNLMPNDIVNFAMAEYAGADVILTADIHRGGVFAQIIGTLDCLPDKYRNMVKGFIVNRFRGDIALFKEGVDWIEQRTGKPVFGVLPWYTHFRIDAEDSVEIEACNNDGPVHPDKPAIAVIRLPHIANFTDIHALSAMEELDVRFIDKPADLSRFKAIILPGSKNTRADLRWANNNFKGALAAYVKNGGHILGICGGYQMLGKTVEDPEGLEGIPGDTEGLSLLPVKTRLKSPKTTTISDFTWQGPSGAGYEIHMGETLRHGGAPLVQVTARNARACDDVDGCVRDDGRVAGTYIHGFFDHPGICRKWLETIGVDTGEFHMEQGLADKKEADYTRLKEHFESHVDITSLY; from the coding sequence ATGAAAAATCACATTGCGGTATTTGGTACAGGGTCCGATGTGGGCAAGAGCATTGTAGGCGCCGCCATCTGCAGAAGCCTCGCAGACCGCGGGGTGAAGGTGGCCCCCTTCAAGGCCCAGAACATGTCAAATAATTCAGGCATCACCCCGGAAGGACTGGAAATGGGGCGCGCCCAAATTGTCCAGGCCGAAGCCGCCAGGATTTCTCCCCATGTGGATATGAATCCTATTTTGCTCAAACCCACCGGAGAAAAGCAGTCCCAGGTCGTGCTGAACGGCCTGGTCCACGGCAACCATACGGCAATGGATTACCATAGAAATAAAGAGTTTTACAGAAAAGAGGCCGGGGCGGCCTTTGACCGCCTCTCCTCACGATACGACCGGATCGTCCTGGAGGGTGCCGGCTCCTGCGCGGAAGTCAACCTCATGCCCAATGACATTGTTAACTTTGCCATGGCCGAATATGCCGGTGCAGATGTTATTCTCACGGCCGATATCCACAGAGGCGGCGTATTTGCACAGATCATCGGCACCCTGGACTGCCTTCCGGATAAATACAGAAACATGGTCAAAGGGTTTATTGTCAACCGGTTCAGGGGAGATATCGCCCTGTTTAAAGAGGGGGTGGACTGGATTGAGCAGCGGACAGGAAAACCGGTCTTCGGGGTGCTGCCCTGGTACACCCATTTCAGGATTGATGCCGAAGATTCCGTAGAGATCGAAGCCTGCAACAATGACGGGCCGGTCCATCCGGATAAACCTGCGATTGCCGTTATCCGGCTGCCCCATATTGCCAATTTTACAGATATCCACGCCCTGTCAGCCATGGAGGAACTGGATGTCCGGTTTATCGACAAGCCAGCGGATCTGTCCCGGTTCAAGGCGATCATTCTGCCGGGGTCCAAAAATACCCGGGCCGACCTCCGGTGGGCCAACAACAATTTCAAAGGCGCCCTGGCGGCCTATGTAAAAAACGGCGGCCATATCCTGGGTATCTGCGGGGGCTACCAGATGCTGGGAAAAACCGTAGAAGATCCTGAGGGATTAGAAGGCATTCCAGGCGATACCGAAGGGCTGAGCCTGCTACCGGTAAAAACACGTCTTAAATCGCCTAAAACCACCACTATTTCGGATTTCACCTGGCAGGGCCCCTCAGGCGCCGGATATGAGATCCATATGGGAGAGACCCTGCGCCACGGCGGCGCCCCCCTGGTCCAGGTAACCGCAAGGAACGCCCGGGCCTGCGATGATGTCGATGGCTGTGTCCGCGATGACGGACGGGTGGCCGGTACCTATATCCACGGTTTTTTTGACCACCCGGGCATCTGCAGAAAGTGGCTTGAAACCATCGGCGTGGACACGGGGGAGTTCCACATGGAACAGGGCCTTGCAGACAAGAAAGAGGCGGACTACACCCGGCTTAAAGAACATTTTGAATCCCATGTAGACATCACCAGCCTTTACTGA
- the cobJ gene encoding precorrin-3B C(17)-methyltransferase, with protein sequence MKLYVVGTGPGNSNHMSGRAKEVIEKADCIAGYTTYIDLIQDLVDGKKLISTGMMKEIDRVEQAIDTALAGKSCALISGGDPGIYAMAGLVFELCEKRNIPIGRSEQGTDSKTLVVEVVPGIPALAAGAALAGAPLTHDFAAVSLSDLLTQWETIEKRITCAAMADFVIVLYNPKSKKRDWQLGRARELIMEHRAGSTPVAVVTGAMRENQKIEFTTLAEMEKAEVGMQTVLFIGSGASMRYMDFLFTPRGYTKKYTD encoded by the coding sequence ATGAAACTTTACGTGGTGGGCACGGGCCCCGGAAACTCAAACCACATGTCCGGCAGGGCGAAAGAAGTGATTGAAAAGGCCGACTGCATTGCCGGCTACACCACATACATTGACCTAATCCAGGACCTGGTGGATGGGAAAAAGCTGATTTCCACCGGAATGATGAAGGAAATAGACCGGGTGGAACAGGCCATTGACACGGCCCTGGCCGGGAAAAGCTGCGCACTGATCTCGGGAGGGGACCCTGGCATCTACGCCATGGCCGGCCTGGTTTTCGAACTCTGTGAGAAACGGAACATCCCCATTGGCAGATCGGAACAGGGAACCGATTCAAAGACACTTGTGGTCGAAGTCGTCCCCGGGATACCGGCGCTGGCAGCCGGAGCCGCCTTGGCAGGGGCTCCGCTCACCCACGATTTTGCCGCTGTCTCCTTGAGCGACCTTCTCACCCAGTGGGAAACCATAGAAAAACGGATCACCTGTGCAGCCATGGCGGATTTTGTCATTGTTCTTTATAATCCCAAGAGCAAAAAAAGGGACTGGCAGTTGGGGCGGGCCCGGGAACTGATCATGGAACACCGGGCAGGCAGCACTCCTGTTGCCGTGGTCACCGGAGCCATGCGGGAGAACCAAAAAATTGAGTTCACCACCCTGGCTGAAATGGAGAAGGCCGAAGTGGGGATGCAGACCGTACTCTTCATCGGCTCCGGTGCCTCTATGCGGTACATGGACTTTTTGTTCACACCCCGGGGATACACCAAAAAATACACGGACTGA
- a CDS encoding cob(I)yrinic acid a,c-diamide adenosyltransferase — protein MKGYIQVYTGNGKGKTTASIGLAVRAAGAGLKVFIVQFMKQGDYSEIKALSALENINVEQYGAGKFVKGKPSEEEKQHCALGYRRLCSLLETGDYDLVIAEEANVAGMCGLLTEKEILHLMDIKPDHVELVLTGRGAMDTVIQRADLVTEMKEIKHYFKQGVKARTGIEK, from the coding sequence GTGAAAGGATATATCCAGGTTTATACAGGTAACGGCAAAGGCAAAACAACGGCCAGCATCGGTCTTGCTGTCAGGGCGGCCGGTGCAGGACTCAAGGTGTTTATCGTGCAATTCATGAAGCAGGGGGACTACTCGGAAATCAAGGCCCTTTCCGCATTGGAGAATATCAATGTGGAACAATACGGCGCCGGGAAGTTTGTCAAAGGGAAACCCTCAGAAGAAGAAAAACAGCACTGCGCCCTGGGATACCGACGGTTATGCAGCCTACTTGAAACCGGCGACTATGACCTGGTGATTGCCGAAGAGGCGAATGTTGCCGGCATGTGCGGCCTTCTCACCGAAAAGGAAATCCTTCATCTCATGGACATCAAGCCCGACCACGTGGAACTCGTGCTTACGGGCAGGGGGGCCATGGATACCGTTATTCAAAGGGCGGATCTAGTCACTGAAATGAAGGAGATCAAACATTATTTTAAGCAGGGCGTAAAAGCCCGAACGGGCATTGAAAAATGA
- a CDS encoding PAS domain-containing protein: protein MRLKLIIFILALFAFLSASTGGGLYYYSYREAAFQQAESDADSRLALFTRQFSTHLSEHVKSVKTLAGTRELTEVFIRRNLKTIYDANQTLDLFTRSMDLDVSYLVDKEGVTICSSNRNVADSFVGHDFSFRPYFQKAVKGTPATYLALGSTSNKRGVYFSHPVYGKDGKTVQGVAVVKSSVEFLESSLFPKMDGILLFTDPMGVIFMSNVPEYRFKLIWDLEEEAVSTIENSRQFGNGPWEWSGFRRIEPGRLIDGSGRIYFMSNIELANYPGWEVISLRNEKKIIEQVSRPFIRVIGSIVLMASALTGLLVVVLYQMAARELARRKSAEENLKMSERRYRQFYHKTPVMLHSIDTEGRIIHVSDHWVEVMGYGREEVVGRHLTDFFTQSSKRYALNTIFPRFFSSGFCKDIPYTYVKKTGDQMDTLLSCYGVRDAEGHIIRSLAVSVDVSEKNRVQRDLEKAKEQLSIYSHDLEGQVRRRTAQLETAQANLRQLSKNIIASQEREKELVARELHDHLGQVLTALRIDAVWAEKTLGTVDEKAGKRAGKMSSLIETTIQDVRDMAYRLRPRVLDDLGLADALESLVSDFERRSNVSCVFRHDEIPEIDKTLATALYRIGQEAVTNALRHSAATTILVELRTDGGDMILTIQDDGCGFDPSMNTDVKGFGLESMKERANLAGGRLDISSAPGQGTVVSCRIGLEGGV from the coding sequence ATGCGCCTGAAACTGATTATATTCATATTGGCCCTTTTCGCCTTTTTGTCCGCCTCCACAGGCGGAGGGCTCTATTATTATTCCTATAGGGAGGCGGCATTTCAACAGGCGGAGTCCGACGCCGACTCAAGGTTGGCCCTGTTTACCCGCCAGTTTTCCACCCATTTGTCAGAGCATGTCAAATCGGTGAAAACACTGGCCGGCACCCGGGAATTGACAGAAGTCTTTATCCGCAGGAATCTGAAAACCATTTATGACGCCAACCAGACCCTGGATCTGTTCACCCGCTCCATGGACCTGGATGTCAGCTACCTCGTTGATAAAGAGGGCGTCACCATCTGCTCATCCAACCGAAATGTTGCAGACAGTTTCGTGGGCCATGACTTTTCTTTCAGGCCCTATTTCCAGAAAGCGGTGAAGGGGACCCCTGCAACCTATCTTGCCCTGGGGTCCACATCAAACAAACGGGGGGTTTATTTCAGCCACCCCGTTTACGGCAAAGACGGCAAAACCGTGCAGGGCGTGGCCGTGGTTAAATCCTCCGTGGAATTTCTTGAATCCTCCCTCTTTCCGAAAATGGACGGCATCCTGCTCTTTACCGACCCCATGGGTGTCATTTTCATGTCCAACGTGCCTGAATACAGATTCAAGCTAATCTGGGACCTTGAGGAAGAGGCCGTGAGTACCATTGAAAATTCAAGGCAGTTCGGCAACGGCCCGTGGGAATGGTCAGGGTTCAGGCGTATTGAACCGGGGCGGCTCATTGACGGCTCCGGCAGGATCTATTTTATGTCAAACATTGAGTTAGCCAATTACCCGGGATGGGAAGTCATTTCACTGAGAAATGAAAAAAAAATAATAGAACAGGTATCCCGCCCGTTTATCCGGGTCATTGGTTCCATTGTGCTGATGGCCTCTGCCCTTACCGGCCTGCTGGTTGTCGTTCTCTATCAGATGGCGGCCAGGGAACTGGCCCGGCGGAAATCCGCAGAAGAAAACCTGAAAATGTCCGAACGGCGGTACAGACAATTCTACCATAAAACCCCTGTAATGCTGCATTCCATAGATACGGAAGGAAGGATAATCCACGTATCCGACCACTGGGTGGAGGTGATGGGCTATGGCAGGGAAGAGGTGGTGGGCCGCCACCTGACCGACTTCTTCACCCAAAGTTCAAAGCGATATGCGCTGAATACCATATTTCCCAGATTTTTCAGCAGCGGATTCTGCAAAGACATTCCTTATACCTATGTTAAGAAAACCGGAGATCAAATGGACACCCTGCTCTCCTGCTACGGGGTGCGGGACGCTGAGGGGCATATCATCCGTTCACTGGCGGTCAGCGTGGACGTCTCCGAAAAGAACCGGGTGCAAAGGGACCTTGAAAAGGCCAAGGAACAATTGTCTATATATTCCCATGATCTGGAAGGCCAGGTCCGCCGGCGCACCGCCCAGCTGGAAACGGCCCAGGCAAACCTGAGGCAGCTTTCCAAAAACATCATTGCTTCCCAGGAGAGGGAAAAGGAACTGGTGGCCAGAGAGCTTCACGACCACCTGGGCCAGGTGCTCACAGCACTGCGTATCGATGCCGTATGGGCAGAGAAAACCCTTGGCACAGTGGACGAAAAAGCCGGGAAACGGGCGGGAAAAATGAGCAGCCTCATTGAAACCACCATCCAGGACGTCAGGGATATGGCCTATCGCCTCAGACCCAGGGTTCTGGATGACCTCGGGCTGGCAGACGCCCTTGAATCACTGGTCTCTGACTTTGAAAGGCGGTCCAATGTTTCCTGCGTATTCCGCCATGATGAAATCCCGGAAATTGACAAAACCCTGGCAACCGCCCTATACAGAATAGGCCAGGAGGCCGTGACAAATGCCCTGCGCCACTCGGCAGCCACCACCATATTGGTGGAACTGAGGACCGACGGGGGGGATATGATATTGACGATCCAAGATGATGGATGCGGATTTGACCCCAGTATGAATACCGATGTTAAGGGATTCGGCCTGGAAAGCATGAAGGAAAGGGCGAATCTGGCCGGCGGCCGGTTGGACATCAGTTCAGCCCCGGGACAGGGAACCGTGGTTTCCTGCAGAATCGGACTGGAAGGAGGAGTATGA
- the thpR gene encoding RNA 2',3'-cyclic phosphodiesterase: MPDSKLRCFISLTLPNEVIKRLRDIQQQFKASGIRASWPSPKGFHVTLAFLGDRSLAELPGIQSAMAESAAKVQGFRLRLGRPGVFPGARNPRVLWMGLGGEIDRLQRLHTHLASSLRDSGLGLKKQRFSPHITIGRIKGRGGGPALKAIFSTCGEFKESGFRVDAIHLYESQLNPSGAVHTRLYTAHLGG; the protein is encoded by the coding sequence ATGCCAGATTCAAAACTACGGTGCTTCATTTCCCTGACACTTCCCAATGAAGTGATAAAGCGGCTTCGGGATATTCAGCAACAGTTCAAAGCCAGCGGCATCCGTGCGTCATGGCCTTCTCCCAAGGGGTTCCATGTGACGCTGGCCTTTCTCGGGGATCGCTCCCTGGCGGAGCTTCCCGGGATTCAGTCCGCCATGGCTGAAAGCGCCGCCAAAGTTCAAGGGTTCCGGCTCCGCCTTGGCCGGCCCGGCGTATTTCCCGGTGCAAGGAACCCCCGGGTGCTCTGGATGGGACTCGGCGGGGAGATTGACCGGCTTCAGAGGCTGCACACCCACCTGGCCTCCTCCCTGAGGGACAGCGGCCTTGGCCTAAAAAAACAGCGGTTTTCTCCGCATATCACCATCGGCCGCATCAAAGGCAGGGGGGGCGGACCGGCCCTAAAGGCTATTTTTTCAACATGCGGTGAATTCAAGGAAAGCGGTTTTCGGGTTGATGCCATCCATCTCTACGAAAGCCAACTTAACCCTTCGGGTGCTGTCCATACCCGGCTATACACCGCCCATTTGGGCGGGTGA
- a CDS encoding MarR family transcriptional regulator codes for MDNFNRLIDSSIGYLVGRTSRAIIKRLTKKFQDAGFDVSYEQWSILIHLYRKDGRTQQELARIAVKDKAAITRLINVLEKKNIVLRVPDRNDRRSKLIYLTQKAKDFKEELMGLVDEMLREAEQGISYEEMDQCRSTLNKIFANFEALNHSVSKN; via the coding sequence ATGGACAATTTTAACCGCCTCATTGATTCATCCATCGGCTACCTTGTGGGCCGGACTTCCAGAGCCATTATCAAACGGCTGACCAAAAAATTTCAGGACGCGGGGTTTGATGTCAGTTATGAACAATGGAGCATTCTCATCCACCTCTACCGGAAGGACGGCCGTACCCAGCAGGAGCTTGCCCGTATTGCCGTAAAGGACAAGGCCGCCATTACCCGTCTTATCAATGTCCTTGAGAAAAAGAATATCGTGCTCAGGGTACCGGACCGCAACGACAGGCGGAGTAAATTGATCTATCTCACCCAGAAGGCAAAGGATTTTAAGGAGGAGTTGATGGGGCTGGTCGATGAGATGCTCCGGGAGGCTGAACAGGGGATTTCCTATGAGGAGATGGATCAGTGCCGGTCAACCCTGAATAAAATCTTCGCCAATTTCGAAGCCCTGAACCATTCGGTTTCCAAAAATTAG
- a CDS encoding DUF342 domain-containing protein, producing the protein MAENSERIPTLAELALKYGTISRDQYIHLTKLFALVKREKQTPDYGEMLIEQKMATSYQIGLLRLIRDYHIIRRHGEAFGKIAVKRGFATQIDIQRALDIQKEEFKKSRLKKLMGDILVESGVITATQQKQILKEQTLLDNKSREILAEETDRPDPEGVISLSDAEKNFLRVKGLDREFSAAVIEKGFASENDVMRARETQEEIFEENRAIKILGDIMVSMKMLTPDQKNLILEEQGRIEDIPEKERIPDLTITPAPDGMTAWIELNPKRMAAISLEQIKSELAAEGMTRGIYPDEMLNCWLVEKHPRFPVARLDYSKDLQDARNLESVFNLNLTEKGEKRKGDLLVRQDSTWNTGKRINIYNQETAAVSDLDFTISCGSGTRPSKDKASIVASKTGRPALSAERTLYIHPVINVLEDADLRYGPLEPYANLSITGTITGAYPVTAGDVWAGEIRGGVIEAVGEVRTKVGMTDAVIKAQGDVYARYLHNCRIETYGSVYVENEIFDSDIRCSGMVDSPDCRVISSRIYAKKGVRLSGAGSAKTAKCSIFAGSNHHIVSLGAAVLKEIHSISRVLEDLKEEQAGEKNASKKIFRKMVELKIFHDRARQKKESLVMEFKKNRSRLNKKQSRNILSLISSFEKRMETSIGALKELNQNKKVHDKKTAGLEKKIKVQSRKTAAEIMTLERRLFAALERARSDSFSTEIKISGEAWQGTVLGGIYSLKTLEENLESFQAEEIGSGDPSSAARIKITRTS; encoded by the coding sequence ATGGCGGAAAATTCAGAGCGTATTCCGACCCTGGCAGAACTCGCCCTTAAATACGGAACCATCTCAAGAGATCAATATATCCACCTGACCAAATTGTTCGCCCTTGTCAAAAGGGAAAAACAAACACCGGACTACGGTGAAATGCTTATTGAGCAGAAAATGGCCACCTCGTACCAGATCGGCCTGCTCCGCCTCATCCGGGATTATCACATCATCCGCCGCCACGGGGAAGCATTCGGCAAGATTGCCGTCAAAAGGGGATTTGCCACCCAGATTGATATCCAGCGGGCCCTGGATATCCAGAAAGAGGAGTTTAAAAAATCAAGGCTCAAAAAGCTGATGGGCGATATCCTGGTGGAATCCGGTGTGATCACGGCCACCCAGCAGAAACAGATCCTCAAAGAGCAGACCCTGCTGGACAATAAATCCAGGGAAATACTTGCAGAAGAGACAGACCGGCCCGACCCGGAAGGAGTAATTTCACTTTCAGATGCTGAAAAAAATTTTCTCAGGGTAAAAGGCCTGGACAGGGAATTTTCCGCTGCGGTGATCGAAAAGGGGTTTGCCTCCGAGAATGATGTGATGCGGGCCAGGGAAACCCAGGAGGAAATCTTCGAAGAAAACCGGGCCATAAAAATTCTGGGCGACATCATGGTCTCAATGAAAATGCTCACCCCGGACCAGAAAAACCTGATCCTCGAAGAACAGGGCAGGATTGAGGATATCCCCGAGAAAGAAAGGATTCCGGATCTCACCATTACGCCGGCGCCGGACGGAATGACGGCCTGGATCGAATTAAATCCCAAACGGATGGCGGCAATTTCCCTTGAACAGATAAAATCTGAACTGGCGGCAGAGGGGATGACCCGGGGCATTTATCCGGATGAAATGCTGAACTGCTGGCTTGTAGAAAAGCATCCAAGATTTCCGGTGGCCCGGCTGGATTATTCCAAGGATTTGCAGGACGCCCGGAATCTGGAATCGGTGTTTAATTTAAACCTGACGGAAAAGGGGGAAAAGCGGAAAGGCGACCTCCTGGTTCGCCAGGATTCCACGTGGAACACCGGAAAAAGAATCAATATTTATAACCAGGAAACCGCCGCAGTTTCTGATCTGGATTTTACCATCAGTTGCGGCAGCGGCACACGCCCGTCAAAGGACAAGGCATCCATTGTGGCGTCGAAAACAGGGCGGCCCGCCCTTTCTGCCGAAAGAACGCTATACATCCATCCCGTCATCAATGTCCTTGAAGATGCCGACCTCAGATACGGTCCATTGGAGCCCTATGCCAATCTCAGCATCACCGGAACCATCACCGGAGCCTATCCGGTTACCGCCGGAGATGTCTGGGCCGGAGAAATCCGCGGCGGAGTGATAGAAGCGGTCGGAGAGGTCAGGACAAAGGTGGGCATGACCGACGCGGTTATAAAAGCCCAGGGCGATGTTTATGCCAGATACCTTCACAATTGCAGGATAGAAACCTACGGCAGTGTATATGTGGAAAATGAGATATTTGATTCGGACATCCGATGCTCGGGCATGGTAGACAGCCCGGACTGCCGGGTCATATCTTCACGGATTTATGCCAAAAAAGGGGTGCGGCTCTCGGGAGCCGGAAGTGCAAAGACGGCCAAGTGCAGCATATTTGCAGGCAGTAACCATCATATTGTCTCCCTGGGTGCCGCCGTTCTTAAAGAAATCCACAGCATTTCAAGGGTGCTTGAGGACCTGAAAGAAGAGCAGGCCGGCGAGAAAAATGCCTCAAAAAAAATTTTCAGGAAAATGGTGGAACTGAAAATTTTCCATGACCGGGCCAGGCAGAAAAAAGAAAGCCTGGTCATGGAATTCAAAAAGAACAGATCCCGCCTCAACAAAAAACAATCCAGAAATATACTCTCCCTGATTTCCAGTTTTGAAAAAAGAATGGAAACATCCATTGGCGCCCTCAAAGAGCTGAACCAGAATAAAAAAGTCCATGACAAAAAAACGGCCGGCCTGGAGAAAAAAATTAAAGTCCAGTCCAGAAAAACGGCTGCTGAAATCATGACTTTGGAGCGGCGCCTATTTGCGGCCCTTGAACGGGCCAGATCCGATTCCTTTAGCACGGAAATTAAAATCAGCGGTGAAGCCTGGCAGGGAACGGTGCTGGGCGGAATTTATTCGCTGAAGACCCTGGAAGAAAACCTGGAAAGCTTCCAGGCGGAAGAGATCGGCAGCGGGGATCCATCATCGGCCGCCCGGATTAAAATCACCCGCACTTCATGA
- a CDS encoding response regulator transcription factor, with the protein MIKVLLADDHSIVREGLRKVLEDDKEIKVIAEAPDGETAFDQAMSQNPDVAVIDISMPGMDGLEVVSRMAAYCPDIPVLILTMHEEEQYVIRAIEAGAMGYVTKQSAPEQLVAAVKKINEGGRYLTEKAGEALALRVIRGNQNKSLTESLSMRELQVLRKLATGSTNREIATAYNISVKTVDTYRARLLKKLNLRNNADLSRYAIQNKLVEY; encoded by the coding sequence ATGATCAAGGTATTGCTTGCAGATGACCACAGCATTGTGCGGGAAGGCCTCAGGAAAGTGCTTGAAGATGATAAGGAAATCAAGGTCATTGCCGAAGCCCCGGACGGGGAAACCGCCTTTGACCAGGCCATGTCCCAAAATCCGGATGTGGCGGTCATCGATATTTCAATGCCGGGCATGGACGGGCTTGAGGTGGTGAGCCGCATGGCTGCCTACTGCCCGGATATCCCTGTGCTGATCTTAACCATGCACGAAGAAGAACAATATGTCATCCGCGCCATAGAGGCCGGGGCCATGGGATACGTTACAAAACAGTCTGCACCGGAACAATTGGTGGCGGCGGTAAAAAAAATCAATGAAGGCGGCAGATATCTTACGGAAAAAGCAGGAGAGGCCCTTGCCCTAAGGGTGATCCGGGGAAATCAAAACAAAAGCCTGACCGAATCCCTGTCCATGAGAGAGCTTCAGGTCTTGAGAAAACTTGCCACAGGCAGTACCAACAGGGAAATCGCAACGGCCTACAATATTTCAGTCAAAACCGTGGATACTTACCGGGCCCGCCTGCTCAAAAAACTGAACCTGAGGAACAACGCAGACCTCTCCAGGTATGCAATTCAGAACAAACTGGTTGAATACTAG